TCGCATGACGTGTAATATCGGACATCGTCAGATGCACTCCAAACTGGCGTGTCACCATGGATTGCAGCCTCACCAGGGAGAGTGAATCACCACCAATATCGAAGAAATTGGAATCGCTCCCGATCTGCACACCTTCAAATATCTTTCTCCATATGGAGAGCATCAATTGCTCTGTCGTCGACGCATTTGAAGAAGATACCTCAGGGCCGGCTAACATATCCTGCCTGCCAATATCTACATTCTCTTTCCGTTCCGAGAGCGCACGGCGATCCGTCTTTCCATTCGGAGTCAGAGGAAACCCTTCCAGGCGCTCCAATAACTTTGGAACCATATAGAAGGGTAGGGTCTCCTGTAATGATTCTCTTATTCGTGCCGGCAACACCGCCGAATTCGAGATATAGTACCCCGCCAACATGTCATCGCCTGCGGAGTCCTTGCACAAAACCACAACTGCGTCTTTGATCCCGGGGGTCTGCGACATCGCAGCTTCAATCTCACCCAATTCGATTCGAAAGCCTCGTAGCTTGACCTGCTGGTCAAGACGGCCAACGAATTCAATCCTCCCATCGGCATGTCGCCGCACTTCATCGCCTGTCCGATACATGCGATCGGCGGCTGCGAACGGGTCTTCCAGGAATCGCTCCGCAGTCAACTCCGGGCGCTTGAAATAGCCGCGAGCCACACCCTTTCCTGCAATAAACAGCTCGCCAGGAATTCCGTCAGGTACTGTTTGCAGATCGCCGTCGAGCACGTAAAGGCGCGTATGGGCAATAGGTGGGCCTATGGTTATCGATGTGGCACCACACTGAACCTCAGTGACGGACGACCAGACCGTGGTCTCGGTCGGGCCATACATGTTCCAGAGTCGGCCACCTGCAGCTAGCAGTCTTTCGCCCATGCTCGCTGGCCATGCTTCTCCACCGCATAGCATTTTGAATCCCGGATTCGGTACAAAATCCAGCTCAAGCAGCATCTTCCATGTAAACGGCGTGGCTTGAAGCATCGTCGCCTGCGACTCATCCAGAAGCTCCATCAGCCGCATCCCGTCGGCTGCATCGGCCTGAGTTGCAATGATGACTGTTCCTCCGGAAACGAGAGGCAGCATGAGTTCCAGAACCGAGATGTCGAACGACAACGTCGTTACGGCAAGCAGGCGGTCTTCGGGAACGACCTCAAGGCGATTTTTGAGGTCCAGCAGCAGGTTTACAACTGCACCATGCGTTATCTCGACGCCCTTAGGCTTACCCGTAGAACCCGATGTGAAGATGATGTATGCGAGCATCTCCCCAGAGATCGAAGGAAATTGCCGGATCTGCTCTTTGGCAAGCTCCGACGCCTTGCTGTCGACGCAAAGCACTGTACCTGCAAACTCCGGCAAGTCATCCATGTGTCGAGCAAGCGTAAGCAGGACGGGGAATTCCGTCTCTTCAATAATCTGCTCAATGCGGCGGCGAGGAAACTTTGGGTCAAGCGGAATATAGGCCGCGCCTGCCTTCATCACGGCAAGCACCGATACAAGCATCTCCATGGAACGGTCCATGTAAATGCCTACCACGCCGCCTGGCCCTATACCATTTCGTATAAGCCAGGATGCCAATCTGTCGCTTTTGTCTGCCAGGCGGGCACGGCTATAGGTAAGTCCGTAAAATTCGGCGGCCGGCTGATCCGGCATTGCAACAAAAGCCGCAGCAACCAGTTCAGTGACGCTCTGCGGGGGAGAAGCGACATCTACCGTTTCGCTATCTGCCTGAAGTTCTGCCTTAGGCGCGCCGAACACAATTTTGCCTCGTGAGTGGATATATCCCTCAAAGATCTATTTACTTTAAAATCCGCACTGTAACTGATCGCAATTTTAGTTTGGCTTTACTTGTGGAACCGCTGGGGTTAGCCCGGAAACATGGTGCCTCTTTTCCTTAAGTATTGCAATGCCCCCTTTCGGGAAGGCCTTCTAAATCGCAGAAAATGGCGTTATTTATGCAACCATCTCTCCGTAGGAGATGTCATCAAAAGGAAAACTCCTCCCTGTCCGCTGTCGCATCTTCTGCGACCTGTTGAGACCGCAGCCATTCAGCCAAAGCCCGCGGGGTTGGCGTATCAAATAATGTCCGTAGCGTGAGCGTCACGCCAAACTGGTCGCGGAGCCGGGCGATCAACATGGTGCCCATAAGCGAATGACCGCCCAGCTCAAAGAAGTTATCCGTTGGCTCGATCTGCTCTATTGCGAGAAGGTCTTTCCATATCTCGATGATCGACTGAAGCGGATAGTCCTGGTTCTCCGCCAGCGACTGAACGGCATCTTGCTGCGATGGCGTGTCTTCGTAAGATGATGTCGTAGCGATCAAGCTTAGCTCGACCGTCGATGTCAGAATATGAGGCGCTCGCCAGTGACTGAGCACTCGATGCACGACCTCTATTCCTTCAGAGGTTGTCATCGCGGTGCGCAAGCGTTCTTCTTTCGCAGACTCGAGTCCCTCAGGCAGCTCCATATCGGCAACCATTCCAACTTCTCGCCAGGCATCGAAGCCGATTGCAACCGCTGGAAGGTTCAGGCTCTTGCGGCAATACATCGCAAAGTAGTTCTCAAACGTATTTGCAGCAGCGTATGCGCCCTGCCCAAATGCCGGGGCCCATGCGCTGATCGATGAACAGAAAAGGAAAAAGTCGAGCTGCCGGTCACCCAGCGAACTCGCCAATGCAAGACTTCCAGCTACCTTTGCTTTTCGGATCTCGATAGATTCATCAAGAGTCTGAGTCGCAATTGTGCCGCTCCCTGCCACACCGGCTGCATGAATTACCCCATTAATCGCTCCGAGCTGCTCCTCTGCAAAAGCAATCGCGCGCGTAACGTCCTCGACCCTGGTTACGTCCGCATCAAGATAGACAACTCTTCCCCCGCACTCGGTCAGTTCCTTGATTCGCTCAATCCGTCGCTGATCTGTGCCGGTGCGATCAACCCGTTCCCCCTCACCCCGTGGAGGCAGTTTACTGCGCCCAATAAGTAGTACCTTTGCGCTGTACTCTCGCAACAGATGCTGCGCTAGACTGTAGCCGATTCCTCCAGTTCCTCCGGTGATCAGATACACCCCACCGTCGCGAAATGGCCTGGCTGTAGAAGCTGGGAGCGGGGCC
This region of Acidobacteriota bacterium genomic DNA includes:
- a CDS encoding amino acid adenylation domain-containing protein yields the protein MASWLIRNGIGPGGVVGIYMDRSMEMLVSVLAVMKAGAAYIPLDPKFPRRRIEQIIEETEFPVLLTLARHMDDLPEFAGTVLCVDSKASELAKEQIRQFPSISGEMLAYIIFTSGSTGKPKGVEITHGAVVNLLLDLKNRLEVVPEDRLLAVTTLSFDISVLELMLPLVSGGTVIIATQADAADGMRLMELLDESQATMLQATPFTWKMLLELDFVPNPGFKMLCGGEAWPASMGERLLAAGGRLWNMYGPTETTVWSSVTEVQCGATSITIGPPIAHTRLYVLDGDLQTVPDGIPGELFIAGKGVARGYFKRPELTAERFLEDPFAAADRMYRTGDEVRRHADGRIEFVGRLDQQVKLRGFRIELGEIEAAMSQTPGIKDAVVVLCKDSAGDDMLAGYYISNSAVLPARIRESLQETLPFYMVPKLLERLEGFPLTPNGKTDRRALSERKENVDIGRQDMLAGPEVSSSNASTTEQLMLSIWRKIFEGVQIGSDSNFFDIGGDSLSLVRLQSMVTRQFGVHLTMSDITRHATFGLLTAWVENTQAKGPSTLTRPADPRVLPVNSAADGRPIFLLPQMMIFWPLAEELGVDQTIYALQLLDEDIPPAMATPSFAQLAALYCKLIREVQPEGPYRLGGWCLWALMSYEVARLLEEQGQEVELLMMIDSWAPGHWTRQSTLRKILMTWAHNYQRLNWMINRLRYASMERRKQDVVRRIRAMAASVSMLPKGMRPEEPPRESNRVEKLVSDAAVSYIPKPIRGTVAVFRGEQQPAGKLIGDDLGWSQLLGRKVAVDTLPGNHSEIFDLPGARIMAARIRKVLNPEPSS